In Gimesia panareensis, the genomic window TTGACGCGAAACACCATCTGTAACAGTTCATCTACGATCTCGGTTGGACGGATCAGTTGCAGGTCGGCTTTCGGGGAGTCGTACATCCCCAGCAGAAGTACTTCTGACTTGTCATCATAGGGAACCACGATAATAGAAGAAACCGGGAATGTGGTGATGTCCCCGTGAAAGTGGAACGAAGACAGATTTTCTTCGGTCACCTCATTGAACTGAGGCACAGCCGCATTCGCCACCGTTTGTTGATCCTGTTGTTTCAGTACCAGATCTTGACTGGTGTCTGCATTAATGGATTGATGCCCGTGCCCGATGCCGGAGATAATCCATTCCGTCTTCAGGTCAACAAACACCGCTTCATCATCGGGAGAATGGGCCCGTTCCAGAACGCCGACCACCCGCATTTTCAGGGGGTAATTTCCCGACAGATCGAAGACATTCAACGGATCGGACATCAGGCGGTCGCCGGGCTTTAACTGCAGTCGTTCGGCGACACTCGCCCCCAGCACACAATCCCCCAGTCGTTTCAGGCTGGTGCCACTCCCCACGTCTAATTTGCGAAATTCAAAGTAATCCAGTGTCGTCCCGACAATGGGAGCCCCCTGAGCCGTGAATCGCACTGCCAGCGGAATCGGCAGTGCATAACCGGATTCCTGAATCGTCTCTACGGCCTGCAAATTGGTCGGTTCCAGATCTGCCCGACTGAAATACATGCTCTGCAGTGCCAGATCAAACCGGCTCCCCTTGACGCCTGCCACCAGGGGCGTCGCATTGGCGCGGGAATGCAGGTCCTGCTCAAACCAGCTGACCGCAAACTGCAGTAAGACCGGGAGCAGAACCGCCAGGGTCACACACAGAATCAGCGTGATCGTTTTTAATTTGTTATATGCCAGGTAGCGCAGGGTAAGTCGCAGGATGCCATTCATGCCGTTTCCACCATTTCATGAAAACGCTGAATGTCAATCGTCCGGTCAAATTCGTCCAGCAGGCGATCGTCGTGCGTCACCATGATCAGAATCGCATCCGTGCGTGTGGCGTGCTCGAGCAGCAGATCCCGGATCAGGCGCTTATTGGCCGGGTCCAGATTCCCCGTCGGTTCGTCCGCCAGCAGAATCTGGGGTTGAGGCAGCAGCGCCCGGCAGATCGCCACCCGTTGCCGTTCTCCCTGCGAAATCTGATCGATGCGCGAACTCAGGTATTGATCGATCTGCATCGCCGTAGCCAGTTCGCATGCACGTGCCTGTACGTCCTCACCGAGTTTGAGTGTCTGATTGATATAGTAAGGGAGCAGAATATTTTCGCGGACATTCAGGTAATCGATCA contains:
- a CDS encoding ABC transporter permease; this encodes MNGILRLTLRYLAYNKLKTITLILCVTLAVLLPVLLQFAVSWFEQDLHSRANATPLVAGVKGSRFDLALQSMYFSRADLEPTNLQAVETIQESGYALPIPLAVRFTAQGAPIVGTTLDYFEFRKLDVGSGTSLKRLGDCVLGASVAERLQLKPGDRLMSDPLNVFDLSGNYPLKMRVVGVLERAHSPDDEAVFVDLKTEWIISGIGHGHQSINADTSQDLVLKQQDQQTVANAAVPQFNEVTEENLSSFHFHGDITTFPVSSIIVVPYDDKSEVLLLGMYDSPKADLQLIRPTEIVDELLQMVFRVKQLFDLNTFLVSLSVGLLLVLVFTLSLRLRRRERQTMFQLGCSRSVIWKLQMTEVLLILVSSLVLVLCITAVIRVYAEQLLRIWIIE
- a CDS encoding ABC transporter ATP-binding protein, whose translation is MIQIRQLKFGYPESSFRLNIPELEVQDAEKVAVIGPSGCGKTTLLNLISGILIPDQGELISCDIDLKTLNDSQRRAYRISRIGFVFQEFELIDYLNVRENILLPYYINQTLKLGEDVQARACELATAMQIDQYLSSRIDQISQGERQRVAICRALLPQPQILLADEPTGNLDPANKRLIRDLLLEHATRTDAILIMVTHDDRLLDEFDRTIDIQRFHEMVETA